The DNA region AATATTTAGCTTATTATCAGCAAGGTAATGTTTACCTTTATGATGTTGCTTCCCAGCGTAAGATTAATTTAACCGCGAATATTTCCACCCCCTTTGCTAATGAAGATCATGATTACCCAAGTGAAGCGCCTGGATACGGTTTTGGTCCTTGGTTAGCCGATGGGAGTGCAATAACGGTATATGATAAATACGATGTATGGCAGTTTAATAGTGCATCGAAGCAAGGTTTTATGCTGACTAACGGGGAGGGGCGAAAACAAAAAACTCAATTTAGAATAGTTGGTTTAGTCCAAGATAAGCCGTTACCCGCGGTAGTGAATAATGCTGAAACAGTGTTATTGCAAGGCTATAATCATCTATCAAAAGCAGATGGTTTTTTCAGCGTCAAAATTGGTGTAGCAGGCGTGAACAGGTTAACCGAGAGTAACAGCAAATTAACCTTGCTTGCTCGAGCGGATAAAGCTGCGACTGTGGTGTTTTCAAAACAGCGCTATGATTTGTATCCAGACTTGTATATTGCGGATAATACTTCGCCACAGAAAGCTGTACAGCTTACAACCCTAGATAAACAACGTAAGCCATTTAAATGGGGCAATGCGGAATTAGTGCATTGGCGTGATGGTGATGGTATCAAAATGGATGGGGTACTCATTAAGCCCGCGAATTATCAAGCTGGCAAACAGTATCCAACTTTAGTGTATTTTTACCGCTTTATGAGCGATAGATTACATGCATTTCCTGATATGAAACTCAATCATAGGCCTAACTTTGCTTGGTACGCTGACAATGGCTACGCTATTTTTCTGCCAGATATCCGCTTTGAGATCGGTTATCCTGGCATTTCATCAGTAAAAGCATTGACCGCAGGTGTGCAAAAGCTGATAGAGATGGGCGTGAGCGATCCTAACGCAATTGGTATTCAAGGCCATTCTTGGGCAGGCTATCAAAGTGCTTATGCTGTGACACAAACTAATATCTTTAAAGCGGTTGTTACGGGGGCTCCAGTGTCGAATATGACCAGTGCATACAGTGGTATTCGTCATGGCTCGGGTTTAGCAAGGCAGTTTCAATATGAAACAGGCCAAAGCCGCATTGGCGAAAGTTTGTTTAAAGCCCCACAAAAGTATATTGAAAACTCGCCTATATTTTATGTTGATCGTATTCAAACCCCAATGATGATCATGTTTGGTGATAAAGATGATGCTGTACCTTGGGAGCAAGGTGTTGAGTTATATCTTGCGATGCGTCGTGCAGGTAAAGACGTGGTGTTTTTGCAATATGAAGATGAACCGCATCATTTGAAAAAGTACCCTAACAAGCTTGATTACAGTATTAAGATGAAACAGTACTTTGACCATTATTTAAAAGGTGCGCCAGCCCCTGATTGGTTACGCCAAGGTGAAGCTTATCGGGAATATAAAACAGCAGATTAAAGCTGATTGTTATTTTATAAGTACTAGTTTACATTGAATTTTCACGCCCTATACAGATATTGTTAGGGCGTTTTTATGTTGATGAACAGGGTGTGGAAACCGATCTATTGCGGGGCTTGATTGGTTATTGGCACGGCAAAGTATTGTTCTTGTGTGTCTTGTCCCCATGCAATCAGTAGATTATCCCTAAATAATAATGGCGTGCATTCTTCTTTAGTCGTTTCTCCGTCAGATTTCATATGGTGAGTTCGGTAATACATTACTTGGTATTGGCCATCAATGCCGGTTTTGGCTTCGACAAAATCAGCACTGCCTAATAATGTTCGTATCTCATCAAGGTTTTGCCCAAAACTGATTTCACTCATTTTTTGCAAATTAAATGCTTGACGGTCATCCCAAGCCCGGTCTTCTGGCTGGGGTTCATATACAAAAATGACTACGGCAACAAACAGTAAATAAGCTGTGAATATTCCACCGATAATATAAGTCACTTTAGCGTTCATAATCTGGATAATCCGTTATGGTATTAATATTGATATCCTATTATTGCATTAGTTTGTTATCGGTTTGGTTCTAAATTGTTTCAAATTAATATTTAGTGGAATATCGCATTGCAACTGCGCCAATTTATAGCTAATTCTTGCCATTTCTTTACCTTCTTCTAATTTAAGTGCTTGCTTGGCACCTAGATTGTCTAAAGAACGATACAAATTGGCTAGTGTTCTAAATTTATTAAGTAAGTCTGCAGCAGACTTTGGCCCTATGCCAGTGATACCGGGGATTTTATTGCCGCTATCACCTGCGAGTGCAATAAAATCAAGCATTTGATATTGCTCTATCCCAAGTTTTTTTTCATATTGTTGAACATCAAAAACCTGTTGGTTAAAGTGATCCCACAAGGTGAGTTTTTTACTCGGTAGTTGGCTAAACCCTTTATCCGTTGAAACTATGATCACCTCACCATCATTGCTGATCATTTTCATTGCTATGGTGGCGATAACATCATCGGCTTCAGATTGGGCATCGAATGAGTTGATGTCGTTTTCTGCCAGTGTGGCTTTAATGTTAACCAGACCATCACTTAATGCCGTTGGCATGGGTTTACGGCCTTTTTTATAATCGTTATACAATGTTTTACGCCAAGATGTTTCATTGCCATCCCAAACGATAATGCAATGAGTGGGTTGATGCTGCAACAGCATTTTTTTTGATGCCGCTAACGTACGTTCTTGCACGCTGGTAATATCATTTTCATCTGGTAGTACCGCATGAATACGGCGTACAAGGTTGAGTCCATCAATTATAAGTAATTTATTCATCTGTTTTTATTATGTTGTAGCAGGGCACATAAGCGCTTCCTGGCAGTTTCATTCGCTGTTGTTTAACAAAAGCAGTTAATAGCTTATCCATCATCAGCATGAGTTTAGCATCTCCTTTAATTTTAAAGGGACCAAACTCTTGGATCAACTTGATGGTATCGCCTTTTACGTTACCCGCGACAATACCTGAAAACGCTTTACGTAAGTTGGCGGCAAGTTCAGCTTTGTTGTCTTGAAAGTAGAGGTTTAAATTTGCCATCACTTCATGGGTTGGAGCAAAGGGTAATTGAAATTCGGGTTCAATTTTTAATGACCATTGATATTGGTAAGCATCACATTTTTGTTTACGATAAATTTTTACTTGTTCCATACCTTGTTTCATTATTTGTCCGACTTTGACGGGATCATTAATAATGATTTGATACTTACTTTGTGCTTCTGGGCCTAATGTTGCCCCAATAAATTCATCAATGACAGTAAAATATTCCACACTTTCTGCGGGGCCCGTTAACACCAGTGGAAAACAGGCATGACTATTGTCTTTATTTAATAAGATGCCAAGGAGATAAAGTAATTCTTCTGCTGTGCCAGCCCCTCCTGGGAAAATGACAATACCATGACCTAAACGGATAAACGCCTCTAGACGTTTTTCTATGTCAGGTAAAATGACTAATTCATTAACAATTTGATTTGGGGGTTCTGCGGCAATAATACTGGGTTCGGTTAAGCCAATATAACGGGCATTGTGTACCCGCTGTTTGGAATGCGCAATTGCAGCGCCTTTCATTGGCCCTTCCATTGCACCAGGGCCGCAACCGGTACAAATATCTAATTTACGTAAACCAAGTTGATACCCGACATCGCGAGTGTATTGATATTCAACCGCGTTGATACTGTGTCCTCCCCAGCAGACAATAACATTAGGGTCTTTCATGGGAGAAATGGCTTGGGCATTACGTAAAATATCAAATACAACATTGGTAATGTGAGTCGCATTACTTAAGTCTATGTGCTTTAAATTCTCATACTTGTTGCTGATGTAGATGATATCGCGGAGTACTGCGAATAAATGCTCTTGAATGCCAGCGATAATTTCACCATCAACGAAAGCTTGCGTAGGAGGATTGATCAGCTCTATCTGAATACCTCTTTCGTGTTGTAATATATTAATACTAAATGATTTATAGCGACTAAAGAGTGCTTCAGAACTGTCACTGACAAGACCTGAAGCTAATACCGCAAGTGAACAATTTCGATATAATTGATAAAGATCGCTTTTAGCCCCTTGTTTTAGTCGTTCAACCTCTAATTGTGACAGTTGATCTAGACTACCGCGTGGACTAATTTTTATGCTCATAAGCCATTCCTTTGGACGCGAGTGAGTGATACCTGAGTCCAAAGAAAACGATCTTGGGATGGACTATATATCAATAACGACTCGGTCTCTGCCATTGTTTTTTGCCTGATATAATGCTGCATCAGCTCTTTCAAAAGCATCTTCAAGTGATTCATTTTCCATTACTTGTGCAGCACCTATAGATAATGTAACTGTAATTCTCTGATTTTTAAATTTAAATGGAATATTTTTGATTTTCTCTCTCACGCGGTTCAATAATATTGAGATATGATCATTGTTAATGTCTGGCAACAATAATACAAACTCTTCACCACCATAACGAGCCACAAACTCACTATCGCGTAATGAATTTTTTAGAGCCATTGCAATGACTTGTAAAGTCTTATCTCCAGTACTGTGACCAAAGTTATCATTAATAATTTTGAAGTGATCAATGTCTGTTATCGCAATCCATAACGGTGTTTTATAGCGAATGTGGTTTCGATATGCTTGTTCCATTCGGTCTTCTAACGCAGTACGATTTGCCAATTGAGTCAGTGGGTCAAGCAGGTTGAGCTTTTGATGTTCAAACAATTTTTCTTTGTAATTACTCGCTTCTTGACTCATAGCGTTGAGCTCTTTACGCATTGACTCAATCGATTTACGCAAGATGGTTTGTTCGCGTTGCTCTAGTGCCTCTTTACGAGAAAGAGCATCTCGAATTGAAGACAATTGCGCCGTTAGCTGAGTTTTTAATTCGTTAAGGTTATCCGCACCTGTCACTAATTCACCTGTACTATTAACCCGTAAATTAATCTCTTGGTTTAATTGCCCTTTAAGCTGTTCATTTCGTTGGCTGTTATTATGGACATTATTGACTACATCATGAACAATAAGCAGGGCGTCATTAAGGGAGAATAAAAAATCTTGTGAAGCCGTTTTCTCGCGTGCAATGTTATCTAGCAGTAAACTGAGTATTGTTTGGTAAGAGTCCAACAAGTGACTTAAACTAATATCACCGAGTAAGACTTCTTTAATGACTAGAATTTGGTCGCGTTGATCTTTTCTAAATTCGATCTCAGAAATTTTAGCTGCTAGTTCTTTGGCTAACAGAATGTGTTGAGGCAAAATTTTATAGTTGTCGGCATCTGAAAATTGGTGTTTTAAAATTTCTTCGTAGAAAAAAATAAGTTTTTCAACTTTGGGGATATATTCCCATACGGTATGAAAAGGTTTATTTAGCTCTTGTTTAAAATAGGTTATTTCTTTTTTTAGTTTGTCTGGTGCAGCATCAATACGCTGGATCTGACGAATGACTCGATTGAGTCCATTACGGCTATCTTCTAGACGAGACATGGTATGACTATATTGAGATTTCAATAACCTTTCAATATCGACTAATTCTGGCAAGGCTTCATCAATTTGCTCAAAGTTGTGCATATGATGGCGTAATTTAGCCAACTTATTATCGAGCTCGATATTTTGCCCCTTACATGCGAGGCTGAGATGTGTAATAAACTGAATTAATACCTTCAATTTTTCATTGCGGTCAGTATTAATTTCTTCGAGTGCAAGCTTTGCTGCATTGAGCTTTTGCTTCATCAACGAAATTTGAGTTATCGTTGTATTTGACTCTTTCATTTTGCAGCGCCTACTCTAATTTGTCAGCTAAAAAGGTATCGATTGTCATCATTAGTATATTAATTCGACACCAATGTTAATGCATATTAATTAACATATCATGTTGTATCATTGTAGTGATGTTATCTCAAAAATGTTGTGCAGCAAATCCAATTAACTTACAAAACAATATAATTAATTAAAATGCGAGTTTATTAAGCAATTAATGTTTTGGCCATTCAAAATCTTGCATGTCATGATTGCTTTCTGCACGAATTATACCTCGGTTAAGTGCTTGAGTAAGGTTTAAAAACAGTGGAGGCATAAAAATAGCCGCTGGGGCAAAATTAAGTGGTCGTAATGAAACATAAGCGGGTTGCTCTGTTATTTTCATTGCAGCGGCAAGTGCATACTGCAATGTTTCGAATTGTAATGTAGCACTAATTTTCACATCAGGATTATCGAGTAATGGTAAACTAATGTGACCAATACTGACGTGCTGACCAGCCGATTGATGTATAAAGTTGGGGATAGTAAATTGGGTCAATTTTAATTGTTCTATGCAGGTTATTACCGCTTTTAAGATTGCATCAGCTTCATATTGTTTATCGAAATAACAGGCAATTAAGCCTGAACGTATGATGAATGCTTCGGTGTCTAATTGTTGACTAAACTGAGTGATAAACTGCTGCATTAGTGTTACTGATTCAGTAAGCCCAAGTTGAATATCAATATTATTTAATTCATTGATATTAACAAGTGCCAATGTTTTAGGTTCAATATGCCTTATATTGTCTATTCGTTGAATAAAAGCTCTGTATCCTTGGATTTGTGTTATGGGATCAATGGAGTTTAAATATTGACTATTAAGATATAATTCGTTTTTTTGTTGTAGTTTTTTATAAATAAAAATTAATAATATAATTACAATGCTGAAACTAATTATTAACACTAAGATGATAAATTGATTATATTGATTTTTAGTTGTTTGTTTTACGAGTTTTTCTTGTAACAAACCTAATTCAAATTTGAGTTTCTGTTCAGTAAGTTCAGCATAATCATTAGTTGGTTGCGCTTTTTCTTGAGATTTATTGGTCAGTTGAATAATGCTATCAGTGGTTTCTATTGCGGCATTAAGGTCGTTAGTTTTACGGTATGCTATAGATAAATAACTCAGAGCTTCAATTTGTACTTCAATTAAGTTTTTCTTTTTAGCCAATTCAATTGCTTTATTGGCGTGGTCAATGGCTGAAAGCCACATGCCTTGATTAGTGTCGATTTGGGCAAATAATAATTCATTATGCACTAAATAATGGTTTACCTTGCGTTCTCTAAAGATATTGTTTGCTTGTTGCAATGCCTTCAATGCCGCTTGGATATTATTTAATTTGAAATACGCTTCACCTAAATTGTGGAAAGTGATCCCCGTGGCTATTTCGTTACCACTACGCTCATTCACTTGTTGTGCATTTAAATAATAATCGACAGCTCTGTTCCATTTATCTTGTCCTGCGTAAATCATTGCAATGACAGTCAATGTGTCAGACAAGTATGCATCCTGACCTAAATCTTGAAGTATTTCTGCAGCATTATGAGCATATTTTAGTGCATCATCCCATTGTTCTAAATCACGGTATGTGCGGGCTAAATTGAGTTGTGTGTGTGCTTTAATACTTGGGTAATCTAGGTTGCTGGCGAGACGAAACGCTTCACTATAATGCTGTAATGATTTTGCTTGATCACCATTCAGATTGTAATAACGGCCTAATTCAGTCTCCGCATCTGATATAAAGTAATCATTGCGAAGTTGATAAGCGATTTCACGGTAACGATTTAAATGAGATAACGCAGGTGTAGGTTGAAGCAACATTGAGTGTAACATGCTCAATTGCTCATGTAGCGAAGATTTGAAAAGGGTACTTTCTAAGCTAACATCTGTGTTAACCATATTTAACGCATTGTTATATTGGACTATCACCTGATTATATTCTTGGTTTTGTCGTCCCTTAATCCGTGCTTTAAGCATTATTACGATGGCTTGCTCAAGGGGGGTAGATGCGATGGCATCTAGTTGATTGATGAGTATTTCAGCATCTTGATATTTAGTCGATGATTTAAGTTTTGCCTCTAAATTCAACCGGGCCAATAGTTCTAAATCTCGATGGAGTTCATCTGGTTGGTAACTTAATTCTTCAGCAGCTTGTGTAAACTCTGCGTTATTTGAAAACTTCAACGGAAACTCGGTGGCCCTAACTAACTTTGTATAAAGTTTTTGTGGGTTCTCTTTGAGCAATATCTCTTGTTGTTCAATGTCTCGTGCAGATACCACTGAACTGAATAGTATTGAGTAACATATGAATAGTATTGAACAACATTTGACTAGAGGAAAACATCGCAGCATAGCAAGAGATACCTTTATCGTTTTAGTTAGCATAAACCACATTGTAGACTTCATTAAGATAAGTCCATTTACTGTGGTTTGATGTCGTCATTTCAGTGTATTGACTGCCACGTTGTAAATTACCACTGTGTTAATGTGCCTAGATCGTTATAATTGTTCAGAATTTAAAACAAAAACTATAGAATCATACCAGAAGGAACCTAGAGTGAAACCTACTTCTCTTGTAATTTTAACCACTACTGCCATTTTTTCGATGAGTTGGGTAATACCTGCACTGGCAGATGTTGATTACCATATCGATATTAATCAACCAGCGCATCATTTAGCTCAAGTGAGTGTTTCATTTCCTCAAACTGACTCAGACAAATTGACCGTTAATTTACCGGTATGGCGAACGGGTCGCTATCAAGTATTACCTGTTGCTGATGGTGTAAGATTGTTTAATGCGACTGACAGTAAAGGACAGTCATTACCGTGGAAACGAACTGCAAGCGGTGAATGGCAAATAGCCTTAACCAAACCGACATCGGTTAAGGTGACTTATCAACTGCATGCCAATGAACTAGGCGACCGTTTGCGTCACATTGATAATAGCCATGCTTATTTAGATGCCAGTGGTGTATTTATGTATAGCCCTGCATTTCGTCAGCAACCCGTAACAATCAAAATGGCTGTGCCTGAAGGTTGGCAAAGTTATTCTGGTATGGATAAAGGCCCTAAGTCACATTCATTTAGTGCCCCAAATTATGATGTGCTAGTTGATTCGCCGATTGAAACAGGGATCAGTGAGCATGTTAGCTTTGAGGCTGATGGCCGCGATTATGACGTGGTATTTTGGGGGGAAGGTAATTACGATACCCAAAAAATTGTCGCAGATTTAGCCAAAATAAGTGGCCAAGCATCTGCTATTTGGGATGGTTATCCCTTTAAACGTTATTTGTATATGGTTCATGCTACCAGTGGTGCTCGTGGTGCGACAGAGCATTTGAATTCGACTGTCATTCAAATTCCTCGATTTAATTTCCGTGAACGTGAAGACTATTTACGTTTTATTAGCACCGCATCTCATGAGTTTATTCATACTTGGAATGTAAAAGCGTACCGACCACAAGGGTTGGTGCCATATGATTACCAATCAGAAAACTTAACTGATCTGTTGTGGATGGCTGAAGGTTCTACTAGCTATTTTCAAAATCAGTTATTGCTACGAGCTGAAGTTATCACGGCAAAAGAATTTTTTGATGATTTAAGTAAACGAATAGTGCTCAACCAACACAATCCAGGTCGAGAGGTCCAATCTATTGCAGAAGCCAGTTTAGGCCAATGGAGCAGTACTTGGGGAGATTATGCACTTAATCATAGTGTGAATATTTACTCTGAAGGTTATTTGGCATCAATGGCGCTTGATTTTAGTTTGTTGAATGATACACAGCTTGAACATTCATACCGAGATGTTCATAAGGCGCTTTATCAAGAGTACAAAATCCCAATGGGGTATAACGTTGCCGATGTGCAATCTATTTTGAAGCAACTTTCAGGTAAGGACTATCAATCTTGGTGGCAAGAATTTGTCAATCAACCGTTCAGTCTACCGTTTGATGAGTTATTGGGGCACGCAGGCTTAACCACCACTTATGGTAAATCAGCTAAAACTGTTGTTGATGCTGGAATGGCGTTATCAGGTCTGCATGATGATTTAATCCTTGCTACAGTGATTAAAAATGGACCTGCATGGAAAGCAGGGCTAACTGCCGGTGATGAGATTGTGGCTATTAATGGATTGAAGGTAACGGCGGACGGACTGACTAAACGCCTTAACGATTTTATTGTTGGCGATACCATCAAGCTAAGCATATTCAGTGATGATCGTTTAAAAGAGGTGAGTTTACGGCTGACTGAGCAGCCTAAAGGTGACTTAACTATTGCGCCTCTGGATGAGGCAACCGATGCCCAAAAAGCGTTTTATAAAGCGTGGTTAGGCGTTGATTGGCCATTTGATGATAAAGGTGAGTGGATTAGCACTGCTGACTAAATCAACTCGTGTCATTGTGCTCTGAGCACTGAGATGCCAGCATTGAAAAAAATGCCCTGATAACAGGGCATTTTTATGTCAAGTATTACGCTGGAGGAGCAGTTTCGATAAAAAATGGCTCTTTTTCTATTGCGGCTAAAAATAGTTTCAGTTTTGGATAATCGTCGATATTAATTCGCTGGCGAAAAACCGCCCAACTTAAATAACAACCTAAGCGCAATTGCACATCATTAAACGGTCCGTATAGCGGTAGTTCGAATTGCTCAAACTCAGCTAGTGTTGCGTTAATGCGTTGTGCTTGTCTGATGGTGTAATCAAAACGCGCTATATCAACGCCATCACGAGACAAGAAAAACAAGTTAATTGAACTGTCTAACGCCGTATTGACCATGCAAAACTGATCAAGTTCTATCACAGTTTCAAGGAATGGTTTTGATGATTTATGGCGGATGTAGCGCAAGATTGAACTAGAATCCGTTAACGATAACTCCTCATCTCGCAAAAAAGGTACCCGTTTTGTTGGGGATAATTTTGCGCTGCTTGCCTGATCGGTTTCAATAAATTGATAATCTAATGTAGATTCCAATAGGGCTATTCGGCAGTGCCGAACAAAAGGAGATGTGAAGCTACCGTATAGTTTCATAGTATGTCCTTGTTGAATTAGACGCTTTGTTCAAGAGGGCCAAATGCTTGATTTATGGCATTAATAAAGGCGACTAACTCGCTGCCCATTAAAGCAAAGTCGGCATCTAAACGCGCTAATGGATCTTCCGTTCCAACTTCATCATTGCCGGCTCTAAATTCTTCAGAAAATTTAAGACGCTTAATGCTGGCATCGGATTGCATTAAAAAAGCAATCGACTGGCCAAAATGCAATGCTAATTTGTGCACTTGTTTACCTGTTGCAATATGGGCAAGCACTTCATCTTCTTGAAGAACCTGTTGCTTAAAGCGAACGATACCGCCTTCATCCGAGTCTGACTTAAGTTCTGCTTCATCTTGCATTTCAAATGGTGCAGGTGCTTCGCCAGCTTGTAACCATTGAGTTAAAGTCGACTCAATTGGAGTTGCATAACTTAGCGGGATAACCGGTAAGCTGCCTAAAGCTTTACGAAGTAGCGCTAATAACTCTTCTGCTTTAGTCGCACTGGAGCTATCAACCAGAATCATCTCTAGTTCAGGCATAATGAGTGCGTGAGTTTGGCTACGACGAGAAAATGCACGCGGCAGTAAAGTCGTAGTGATTTCGTCTTTAATGGTGTCTTTTTCTTTTTTTGTGACTTTGCGGCTTTCTAACTCTTCAATTTC from Shewanella polaris includes:
- the xni gene encoding flap endonuclease Xni yields the protein MNKLLIIDGLNLVRRIHAVLPDENDITSVQERTLAASKKMLLQHQPTHCIIVWDGNETSWRKTLYNDYKKGRKPMPTALSDGLVNIKATLAENDINSFDAQSEADDVIATIAMKMISNDGEVIIVSTDKGFSQLPSKKLTLWDHFNQQVFDVQQYEKKLGIEQYQMLDFIALAGDSGNKIPGITGIGPKSAADLLNKFRTLANLYRSLDNLGAKQALKLEEGKEMARISYKLAQLQCDIPLNINLKQFRTKPITN
- a CDS encoding tetratricopeptide repeat protein; protein product: MKFSNNAEFTQAAEELSYQPDELHRDLELLARLNLEAKLKSSTKYQDAEILINQLDAIASTPLEQAIVIMLKARIKGRQNQEYNQVIVQYNNALNMVNTDVSLESTLFKSSLHEQLSMLHSMLLQPTPALSHLNRYREIAYQLRNDYFISDAETELGRYYNLNGDQAKSLQHYSEAFRLASNLDYPSIKAHTQLNLARTYRDLEQWDDALKYAHNAAEILQDLGQDAYLSDTLTVIAMIYAGQDKWNRAVDYYLNAQQVNERSGNEIATGITFHNLGEAYFKLNNIQAALKALQQANNIFRERKVNHYLVHNELLFAQIDTNQGMWLSAIDHANKAIELAKKKNLIEVQIEALSYLSIAYRKTNDLNAAIETTDSIIQLTNKSQEKAQPTNDYAELTEQKLKFELGLLQEKLVKQTTKNQYNQFIILVLIISFSIVIILLIFIYKKLQQKNELYLNSQYLNSIDPITQIQGYRAFIQRIDNIRHIEPKTLALVNINELNNIDIQLGLTESVTLMQQFITQFSQQLDTEAFIIRSGLIACYFDKQYEADAILKAVITCIEQLKLTQFTIPNFIHQSAGQHVSIGHISLPLLDNPDVKISATLQFETLQYALAAAMKITEQPAYVSLRPLNFAPAAIFMPPLFLNLTQALNRGIIRAESNHDMQDFEWPKH
- a CDS encoding prolyl oligopeptidase family serine peptidase, whose product is MKLFNLIPLAICLSFSAHAAPERALSLDDIMHFETLQQPVISDNGKVIAVQATPDRGDSRALIRFSDNRKQYEIINGTDVNVSADGKFVLATIEATLFDRETKKKDDLPHQIVLLNTENGKQQQFDKVNSASFSDDGHFLVVKFEANKPEPAESELANTESKIPEPTTSEPIALKSTASETKNTNNAKADSEPPEIEKADKGADIRLINLATEQQTQLSDVTRFVFDKAGNYFVAAVNQGESKLHQVVLITLDNQTQRQLYTSTDEHIEALAISDDGQYVAVTKGAASAIRYGREYNMLLIDVQQNKQQQFAQSEGWTYNQYSSLQFSKDGQRLFVGRVPKVEQQAELADYQNPNDVFNPEIITAKKQLRIWHGDDAKIKPQEVKEYEQELKRTYLAVLHLDSNTLVQLADQMVPDVTYGEQTRFLLASSDVPYQKMITWAGFYRDVYLVDVSNGNKIPVLTQQPSGEMPTLSPQAKYLAYYQQGNVYLYDVASQRKINLTANISTPFANEDHDYPSEAPGYGFGPWLADGSAITVYDKYDVWQFNSASKQGFMLTNGEGRKQKTQFRIVGLVQDKPLPAVVNNAETVLLQGYNHLSKADGFFSVKIGVAGVNRLTESNSKLTLLARADKAATVVFSKQRYDLYPDLYIADNTSPQKAVQLTTLDKQRKPFKWGNAELVHWRDGDGIKMDGVLIKPANYQAGKQYPTLVYFYRFMSDRLHAFPDMKLNHRPNFAWYADNGYAIFLPDIRFEIGYPGISSVKALTAGVQKLIEMGVSDPNAIGIQGHSWAGYQSAYAVTQTNIFKAVVTGAPVSNMTSAYSGIRHGSGLARQFQYETGQSRIGESLFKAPQKYIENSPIFYVDRIQTPMMIMFGDKDDAVPWEQGVELYLAMRRAGKDVVFLQYEDEPHHLKKYPNKLDYSIKMKQYFDHYLKGAPAPDWLRQGEAYREYKTAD
- the ppnN gene encoding nucleotide 5'-monophosphate nucleosidase PpnN; the protein is MSIKISPRGSLDQLSQLEVERLKQGAKSDLYQLYRNCSLAVLASGLVSDSSEALFSRYKSFSINILQHERGIQIELINPPTQAFVDGEIIAGIQEHLFAVLRDIIYISNKYENLKHIDLSNATHITNVVFDILRNAQAISPMKDPNVIVCWGGHSINAVEYQYTRDVGYQLGLRKLDICTGCGPGAMEGPMKGAAIAHSKQRVHNARYIGLTEPSIIAAEPPNQIVNELVILPDIEKRLEAFIRLGHGIVIFPGGAGTAEELLYLLGILLNKDNSHACFPLVLTGPAESVEYFTVIDEFIGATLGPEAQSKYQIIINDPVKVGQIMKQGMEQVKIYRKQKCDAYQYQWSLKIEPEFQLPFAPTHEVMANLNLYFQDNKAELAANLRKAFSGIVAGNVKGDTIKLIQEFGPFKIKGDAKLMLMMDKLLTAFVKQQRMKLPGSAYVPCYNIIKTDE
- a CDS encoding DUF3192 domain-containing protein, giving the protein MNAKVTYIIGGIFTAYLLFVAVVIFVYEPQPEDRAWDDRQAFNLQKMSEISFGQNLDEIRTLLGSADFVEAKTGIDGQYQVMYYRTHHMKSDGETTKEECTPLLFRDNLLIAWGQDTQEQYFAVPITNQAPQ
- a CDS encoding glutathione S-transferase family protein, which translates into the protein MKLYGSFTSPFVRHCRIALLESTLDYQFIETDQASSAKLSPTKRVPFLRDEELSLTDSSSILRYIRHKSSKPFLETVIELDQFCMVNTALDSSINLFFLSRDGVDIARFDYTIRQAQRINATLAEFEQFELPLYGPFNDVQLRLGCYLSWAVFRQRINIDDYPKLKLFLAAIEKEPFFIETAPPA
- a CDS encoding sensor domain-containing diguanylate cyclase, whose product is MKESNTTITQISLMKQKLNAAKLALEEINTDRNEKLKVLIQFITHLSLACKGQNIELDNKLAKLRHHMHNFEQIDEALPELVDIERLLKSQYSHTMSRLEDSRNGLNRVIRQIQRIDAAPDKLKKEITYFKQELNKPFHTVWEYIPKVEKLIFFYEEILKHQFSDADNYKILPQHILLAKELAAKISEIEFRKDQRDQILVIKEVLLGDISLSHLLDSYQTILSLLLDNIAREKTASQDFLFSLNDALLIVHDVVNNVHNNSQRNEQLKGQLNQEINLRVNSTGELVTGADNLNELKTQLTAQLSSIRDALSRKEALEQREQTILRKSIESMRKELNAMSQEASNYKEKLFEHQKLNLLDPLTQLANRTALEDRMEQAYRNHIRYKTPLWIAITDIDHFKIINDNFGHSTGDKTLQVIAMALKNSLRDSEFVARYGGEEFVLLLPDINNDHISILLNRVREKIKNIPFKFKNQRITVTLSIGAAQVMENESLEDAFERADAALYQAKNNGRDRVVIDI
- a CDS encoding M61 family metallopeptidase, with amino-acid sequence MKPTSLVILTTTAIFSMSWVIPALADVDYHIDINQPAHHLAQVSVSFPQTDSDKLTVNLPVWRTGRYQVLPVADGVRLFNATDSKGQSLPWKRTASGEWQIALTKPTSVKVTYQLHANELGDRLRHIDNSHAYLDASGVFMYSPAFRQQPVTIKMAVPEGWQSYSGMDKGPKSHSFSAPNYDVLVDSPIETGISEHVSFEADGRDYDVVFWGEGNYDTQKIVADLAKISGQASAIWDGYPFKRYLYMVHATSGARGATEHLNSTVIQIPRFNFREREDYLRFISTASHEFIHTWNVKAYRPQGLVPYDYQSENLTDLLWMAEGSTSYFQNQLLLRAEVITAKEFFDDLSKRIVLNQHNPGREVQSIAEASLGQWSSTWGDYALNHSVNIYSEGYLASMALDFSLLNDTQLEHSYRDVHKALYQEYKIPMGYNVADVQSILKQLSGKDYQSWWQEFVNQPFSLPFDELLGHAGLTTTYGKSAKTVVDAGMALSGLHDDLILATVIKNGPAWKAGLTAGDEIVAINGLKVTADGLTKRLNDFIVGDTIKLSIFSDDRLKEVSLRLTEQPKGDLTIAPLDEATDAQKAFYKAWLGVDWPFDDKGEWISTAD